The Synchiropus splendidus isolate RoL2022-P1 chromosome 8, RoL_Sspl_1.0, whole genome shotgun sequence genome has a window encoding:
- the nudt8 gene encoding nucleoside diphosphate-linked moiety X motif 8 isoform X1, translated as MMFGCHRIQWCYTRQLLLPTGCLKDSKHRTHLGIKDGTATMSSLREASSDFSPEESAYQDKTAKPTLVSSFWKSTFAENVNQVKPYRSRVSNVKCLQPPKPDLDGCKQLCGLVNKAGWMCFNVPPNCCTTFQQARCVHQAAPHLNNTWSDTLSLENENRCRLLLEPNLKLYEKSSQGKLASILVTLCCVGGEPAFLFTLRSSQLKGRHKGDVSFAGGKSDPADKDVVATAVREAREEIGVTVTTDQVWGVLKPLTDKAGTKVAPVLAYIGPIEKLCFKPNPGEVEEIFTLSLSHLCHPRNRGYTHFRMGDKYSHTLPVFRNGKHKVWGLTAVALSQTLKMITPS; from the exons AT GATGTTTGGGTGTCATCGGATTCAGTGGTGTTACACAaggcagctgctgcttccaaCAGGATGTTTAAAAGACTCGAAGCACCGGACACATTTGGGAATCAAAGATGGGACAGCGACGATGTCGTCTTTGCGAGAAGCATCCAGCGACTTCTCACCGGAAGAAAGTGCGTACCAAGACAAGACAGCAAAGCCGACACTGGTGTCTAGTTTTTGGAAAAGCACATTTGCCGAAAATGTCAACCAAGTGAAGCCTTATCGGAGCCGTGTATCCAATGTGAAGTGCCTGCAGCCTCCCAAACCCGATTTGGATGGATGTAAACAATTGTGTGGTTTAGTTAACAAAGCTGGGTGGATGTGTTTTAATGTCCCACCAAACTGTTGCACAACTTTTCAGCAAGCCAGATGTGTTCATCAGGCCGCCCCTCATCTGAACAATACGTGGAGCGACACTCTCTCTCTGGAGAATGAAAACAGGTGTAGACTGTTGCTGGAGCCCAACCTCAAACTGTATGAGAAAAGCAGTCAGGGGAAACTGGCCTCCATACTGGTCACTCTCTGCTGTGTTGGGGGGGAGCCAGCCTTTCTCTTCACCCTCAGATCCAGCCAGCTGAAGGGCCGGCACAAGGGCGACGTCAG TTTTGCGGGAGGAAAGTCGGACCCTGCTGACAAAGATGTTGTGGCCACTGCAGTGAGGGAGGCTAGGGAGGAGATTGGTGTCACTGTTACGACTGATCAGGTTTGGGGCGTCCTGAAGCCCCTTACAGACAAG GCGGGGACAAAGGTTGCTCCTGTCCTCGCGTACATTGGTCCTATTGAGAAGTTGTGCTTCAAGCCAAACCCAGGGGAG GTAGAGGAGATCTTCACTTTGTCCCTGTCCCACCTGTGCCACCCTCGGAACCGTGGTTACACACACTTCCGCATGGGTGACAAGTACAGCCACACACTCCCAGTGTTTCGCAATGGAAAGCACAAAGTTTGGGGCCTTACAGCAGTCGCTCTGAGCCAGACATTGAAAATGATCACCCCTTCGTAG
- the nudt8 gene encoding nucleoside diphosphate-linked moiety X motif 8 isoform X3 has product MGQRRCRLCEKHPATSHRKKQARCVHQAAPHLNNTWSDTLSLENENRCRLLLEPNLKLYEKSSQGKLASILVTLCCVGGEPAFLFTLRSSQLKGRHKGDVSFAGGKSDPADKDVVATAVREAREEIGVTVTTDQVWGVLKPLTDKAGTKVAPVLAYIGPIEKLCFKPNPGEVEEIFTLSLSHLCHPRNRGYTHFRMGDKYSHTLPVFRNGKHKVWGLTAVALSQTLKMITPS; this is encoded by the exons ATGGGACAGCGACGATGTCGTCTTTGCGAGAAGCATCCAGCGACTTCTCACCGGAAGAAA CAAGCCAGATGTGTTCATCAGGCCGCCCCTCATCTGAACAATACGTGGAGCGACACTCTCTCTCTGGAGAATGAAAACAGGTGTAGACTGTTGCTGGAGCCCAACCTCAAACTGTATGAGAAAAGCAGTCAGGGGAAACTGGCCTCCATACTGGTCACTCTCTGCTGTGTTGGGGGGGAGCCAGCCTTTCTCTTCACCCTCAGATCCAGCCAGCTGAAGGGCCGGCACAAGGGCGACGTCAG TTTTGCGGGAGGAAAGTCGGACCCTGCTGACAAAGATGTTGTGGCCACTGCAGTGAGGGAGGCTAGGGAGGAGATTGGTGTCACTGTTACGACTGATCAGGTTTGGGGCGTCCTGAAGCCCCTTACAGACAAG GCGGGGACAAAGGTTGCTCCTGTCCTCGCGTACATTGGTCCTATTGAGAAGTTGTGCTTCAAGCCAAACCCAGGGGAG GTAGAGGAGATCTTCACTTTGTCCCTGTCCCACCTGTGCCACCCTCGGAACCGTGGTTACACACACTTCCGCATGGGTGACAAGTACAGCCACACACTCCCAGTGTTTCGCAATGGAAAGCACAAAGTTTGGGGCCTTACAGCAGTCGCTCTGAGCCAGACATTGAAAATGATCACCCCTTCGTAG
- the ftr86 gene encoding finTRIM family, member 86: MASAWSEEETFVCSVCLETMKDPATLPCGHSYCLACIQHHWDNGGGEGQCSCPQCRQVFNPRPSLAKSTVLVEAMEKLRSNSLKLNYAGGSSTLPSMPTYLEVLPGTQQGSVYPQLPSVAPRPCPKHDRPLDLFCRDDRECVCEECRQDGHQGHSVLTPEDERKEKQKELLQTLMEAQRKAQETERELAELPHVARQYQASFQGLQREKHDLFTDLTNNMDDLGAKVNELLNSHEVAFGSQIESQIHRLQQKVVQLRWKNEELNRLAGMQDDVCFLKNFHMMEPQSQSDAAGESIFTKEQTVQESLRAALKELQESVGEIWKTTLTKITTILNEDAAVAPTLSNAAASTPAGAVNGLQPNRKNTVVYEMHNPPPQPPPRPLSQTDSLKPSPLQPAHSLASAPPAPLPPPHAPPPARVDHLNPEPKTRGELLKYRFEPSMDPNTAYRHLLLSDGDRKATMRAENVHPTDHPERFHFWRQVLCREPLGGSPYYWEVEWTGQKVTVGVAYKDMDRKTSDDKSRLGHNPKSWSLYWSGTGFSFWHNSEEKLLGLPKSKKIGVYLDQHTGVLAFYRITNNQADLIHRHQTEFTGPLYPGFRFSAGVGATVTVCQLD; encoded by the exons ATGGCGTCAGCCTGGTCAGAAGAGGAGACCTTTGTCTGCTCGGTGTGTCTGGAGACGATGAAGGACCCTGCGACTCTACCATGTGGACACTCGTACTGCCTCGCTTGTATCCAGCACCACTGGGAcaatggaggaggtgaaggccAGTGTAGCTGCCCGCAGTGCCGACAGGTGTTTAACCCCCGGCCGTCGCTGGCTAAGAGCACCGTCCTGGTGGAGGCCATGGAGAAGCTCAGGTCAAACAGCCTCAAGTTAAACTACGCCGGCGGCTCTTCCACCCTGCCTTCCATGCCGACGTACCTGGAGGTGTTGCCAGGTACACAACAGGGAAGTGTGTACCCGCAGCTTCCGTCGGTGGCCCCCAGACCGTGCCCGAAACACGACCGACCCCTGGATTTGTTCTGCCGGGAtgacagagagtgtgtgtgtgaggaatgTCGCCAAGATGGGCACCAGGGCCACAGTGTGCTTACGCCTGAGGACGAGAGGAAAGAGAAACAG AAAGAACTTTTGCAAACTTTGATGGAGGCTCAGAGGAAAGCCCAGGAGACTGAGAGGGAACTTGCAGAGCTGCCACATGTTGCTCGACAGTACCAG GCTTCATTTCAAGGcctgcagagagagaagcacGACCTATTCACTGATCTTACAAACAACATGGATGACCTCGGGGCCAAGGTGAACGAACTGCTCAACAGCCATGAGGTGGCTTTTGGAAGCCAGATTGAGAGTCAGATCCACAGACTGCAGCAGAAGGTGGTGCAGCTCCGCTGGAAGAACGAGGAGCTGAACCGACTGGCGGGGATGCAGGATGACGTCTGCTTCTTAAAG AATTTCCACATGATGGAGCCACAGAGTCAGTCTGACGCAGCAGGAGAGTCGATCTTCACTAAAGAACAGACGGTGCAGGAGTCACTGCGAGCTGCGTTGAAAGAACTCCAGGAGTCTGTCGGGGAAATCTGGAAAACCACTTTGACCAAGATCACAACTATAC TAAATGAGGATGCTGCTGTTGCTCCCACACTGAGCAATGCTGCGGCGTCGACCCCAGCCGGAGCTGTCAATGGACTCCAGCCCAACAGGAAGAACACAG TTGTTTATGAGATGCATAACCCTCCACCACAGCCGCCACCCAGACCCCTAA GTCAAACAGATTCACTCAAGCCTTCGCCATTACAACCGGCACATTCCCTTG CTTCAGCGCCTCCTGCCCCACTACCACCACCTCACG CCCCGCCCCCTGCTAGAGTGGACCACCTAAACCCAGAACCAAAGACAAGGGGGGAATTGCTCAAGT ACCGCTTCGAGCCCAGCATGGACCCCAACACTGCGTATCGCCACCTGCTGCTCTCAGACGGGGATCGCAAGGCGACGATGCGAGCTGAGAACGTGCACCCAACGGACCATCCGGAACGCTTCCATTTTTGGAGACAGGTTCTTTGCAGAGAGCCACTTGGAGGTAGTCCGTACTACTGGGAAGTGGAGTGGACCGGCCAGAAG GTCACTGTCGGGGTGGCCTACAAGGACATGGATCGAAAAACATCTGATGACAAAAGCCGCTTGGGCCACAACCCTAAGTCCTGGAGCCTGTACTGGTCCGGTACCGGTTTCTCTTTCTGGCACAACTCTGAGGAAAAACTGCTCGGTTTGCCCAAATCCAAAAAGATCGGCGTCTACTTAGACCAGCACACAGGAGTTCTGGCCTTTTACAGAATCACCAATAACCAAGCTGACCTCATCCACCGGCACCAGACCGAGTTCACTGGCCCACTATACCCAGGCTTCCGCTTCTCGGCCGGTGTGGGTGCTACAGTGACTGTGTGCCAGTTGGATTGA
- the LOC128763419 gene encoding complement C1q-like protein 2, with amino-acid sequence MRAFVLLCLLHAVVAQGGPYKWRAVEQENPEPGSESICITDSQSCGCCVMQQQIQRMKTFFNMSISEVEAELEKTKNILNNIRSARSAFSVALTNSKDLTCFGPFRDDVLIKYQHVFINLGQGYDVTTGIFTVPRSGVYSLALTVYSDAGAPGNTLAACGSLQVNGRVVAGPSERNMQDQEDSATIVMAIHLHAGDKVSVNLPIGCFLCDDVSHYNTFTGFLLYSTD; translated from the exons ATGAGAG cttttgtgctgctgtgccTCCTGCATGCTGTGGTCGCCCAGGGGGGTCCGTACAAGTGGAGGGCAGTGGAGCAAGAGAATCCTGAACCGGGCTCAGAAAGCA TTTGCATTACAGACTCGCAGTCCTGTGGTTGCTGTGTGATGCAGCAGCAGATTCAACGGATGAAGACGTTCTTTAACATGAGCATCAGTGAGGtggaagcagagctggagaaAACTAAAAATATCCTCAATAACATTCGAT CGGCTCGTAGTGCCTTCTCGGTGGCGTTGACCAACAGCAAGGACTTGACTTGTTTCGGGCCATTCCGGGACGACGTGCTGATCAAGTACCAGCATGTTTTCATCAACCTCGGACAGGGATACGACGTAACCACTGGGATCTTCACCGTTCCTCGCTCTGGGGTCTACAGCCTTGCCCTTACCGTCTACAGTGACGCGGGCGCTCCTGGAAACACCCTGGCGGCCTGCGGCTCCTTGCAGGTCAACGGCCGAGTGGTGGCAGGTCCCAGCGAGAGAAACATGCAAGATCAAGAGGACAGCGCCACCATTGTGATGGCCATCCACCTCCACGCCGGAGACAAAGTGTCTGTCAATCTGCCAATCGGCTGCTTCCTCTGTGATGATGTCAGCCACTACAACACCTTCACTGGCTTCCTGCTCTATTCCACAGACTAA
- the LOC128764173 gene encoding uncharacterized protein LOC128764173, whose amino-acid sequence MRAFILFLCLLEVKAFNISDSEDQTGEETWCTVNESGPVCVCCVMLKRVNHLKTLLHEKLSTLEAQYAQAQRDITKFVSHRTAFTFVIFNDNAFKCIGPVSSDQTIRYQRPLLNLGDAYDSQTGIFTVLYSGVYSMAITVFSDTGVLGSYKTCAHLRVNEKVMASSTDQHSTDSEDNASFSLLMHLQAGDRVDVRISKGCMICDHSNYNSFTAFLLTADY is encoded by the exons ATGCGCG CCTTCATCCTCTTTCTATGTCTGCTGGAGGTCAAAGCTTTCAATATATCAGACTCAGAGGATCAGACGGGAGAAGAAACAT ggtGCACGGTAAATGAAAGTGGACCGGTGTGTGTCTGCTGCGTGATGCTCAAGCGAGTCAACCACCTGAAGACACTCTTGCATGAGAAGCTGTCCACGCTGGAGGCTCAGTATGCTCAAGCGCAGCGGGACATCACTAAATTTGTTT CCCATCGCACGGCCTTCACCTTTGTAATATTCAATGATAATGCTTTTAAGTGCATCGGCCCCGTCTCCAGCGACCAAACCATCCGCTACCAACGCCCCTTGCTGAACCTAGGGGACGCCTACGACTCACAAACCGGCATCTTTACAGTGCTCTACTCGGGCGTGTACAGCATGGCCATCACCGTCTTCAGTGACACTGGTGTCCTCGGTTCGTACAAGACCTGCGCTCATCTGCGAGTGAATGAGAAAGTGATGGCCAGCTCCACTGACCAACACAGTACCGACAGCGAAGACAATGCCAGTTTTTCTCTGCTGATGCACCTGCAGGCGGGGGACCGGGTGGACGTCCGCATTTCTAAAGGATGCATGATATGTGACCACAGCAACTACAACAGTTTCACTGCTTTCCTGCTAACTGCAGATTACTGA
- the nudt8 gene encoding nucleoside diphosphate-linked moiety X motif 8 isoform X2: protein MFGCHRIQWCYTRQLLLPTGCLKDSKHRTHLGIKDGTATMSSLREASSDFSPEESAYQDKTAKPTLVSSFWKSTFAENVNQVKPYRSRVSNVKCLQPPKPDLDGCKQLCGLVNKAGWMCFNVPPNCCTTFQQARCVHQAAPHLNNTWSDTLSLENENRCRLLLEPNLKLYEKSSQGKLASILVTLCCVGGEPAFLFTLRSSQLKGRHKGDVSFAGGKSDPADKDVVATAVREAREEIGVTVTTDQVWGVLKPLTDKAGTKVAPVLAYIGPIEKLCFKPNPGEVEEIFTLSLSHLCHPRNRGYTHFRMGDKYSHTLPVFRNGKHKVWGLTAVALSQTLKMITPS from the exons ATGTTTGGGTGTCATCGGATTCAGTGGTGTTACACAaggcagctgctgcttccaaCAGGATGTTTAAAAGACTCGAAGCACCGGACACATTTGGGAATCAAAGATGGGACAGCGACGATGTCGTCTTTGCGAGAAGCATCCAGCGACTTCTCACCGGAAGAAAGTGCGTACCAAGACAAGACAGCAAAGCCGACACTGGTGTCTAGTTTTTGGAAAAGCACATTTGCCGAAAATGTCAACCAAGTGAAGCCTTATCGGAGCCGTGTATCCAATGTGAAGTGCCTGCAGCCTCCCAAACCCGATTTGGATGGATGTAAACAATTGTGTGGTTTAGTTAACAAAGCTGGGTGGATGTGTTTTAATGTCCCACCAAACTGTTGCACAACTTTTCAGCAAGCCAGATGTGTTCATCAGGCCGCCCCTCATCTGAACAATACGTGGAGCGACACTCTCTCTCTGGAGAATGAAAACAGGTGTAGACTGTTGCTGGAGCCCAACCTCAAACTGTATGAGAAAAGCAGTCAGGGGAAACTGGCCTCCATACTGGTCACTCTCTGCTGTGTTGGGGGGGAGCCAGCCTTTCTCTTCACCCTCAGATCCAGCCAGCTGAAGGGCCGGCACAAGGGCGACGTCAG TTTTGCGGGAGGAAAGTCGGACCCTGCTGACAAAGATGTTGTGGCCACTGCAGTGAGGGAGGCTAGGGAGGAGATTGGTGTCACTGTTACGACTGATCAGGTTTGGGGCGTCCTGAAGCCCCTTACAGACAAG GCGGGGACAAAGGTTGCTCCTGTCCTCGCGTACATTGGTCCTATTGAGAAGTTGTGCTTCAAGCCAAACCCAGGGGAG GTAGAGGAGATCTTCACTTTGTCCCTGTCCCACCTGTGCCACCCTCGGAACCGTGGTTACACACACTTCCGCATGGGTGACAAGTACAGCCACACACTCCCAGTGTTTCGCAATGGAAAGCACAAAGTTTGGGGCCTTACAGCAGTCGCTCTGAGCCAGACATTGAAAATGATCACCCCTTCGTAG
- the cbln18 gene encoding cerebellin 18 yields MVTLYGQVRTLNANMRALEGGLKYAFKASLDPSIADSRTKCFGRFTTNVPIPYSIISINENSGYNPSLGIYTALQSGVYAFSYSVYSRSESILIHKVVLMKNNEAMVIVKENNRDDKQDSGSQTLTLHLQKGDQVYVMLVSGRELCGELQYNVFTGYMLYPDIDYAYSAEDLRFLSHY; encoded by the exons ATGGTTACCTTATACGGGCAGGTCAGGACTCTAAATGCTAACATGCGGGCccttgaag GCGGTCTGAAGTATGCCTTCAAAGCCTCATTGGACCCAAGTATTGCTGACTCACGCACAAAATGCTTTGGCCGCTTTACCACAAACGTGCCCATCCCATATTCAATCATCTCCATCAACGAGAACAGTGGATACAACCCCTCTTTGG ggaTCTACACGGCCCTTCAGAGCGGAGTGTACGCCTTCTCTTACTCAGTCTACTCACGATCAGAAAGCATCCTTATCCACAAA GTGGTGCTCATGAAGAACAATGAGGCGATGGTCATCGTGAAGGAGAACAACCGAGATGATAAACAAGACAGCGGCTCTCAG ACGCTGACGCTGCACCTGCAGAAGGGTGACCAGGTCTATGTGATGCTGGTCTCAGGAAGAGAACTGTGTGGGGAACTGCAGTACAACGTCTTCACCGGCTACATGCTCTATCCTGACATCGACTACGCGTACTCTGCTGAAGATCTGAGATTCCTGTCTCACTACTGA